GAGCTTTTCTTCGGGAATGCCGATTCCCGTATCCCGCACCGCGAACCGGATCAGGACGCCGTCTTCCGTAGTCCGCTCCAGGGCGACTTCGGTCACCACCTCGCCGTCGGCGGTGAATTTGATGGCGTTGCCGCACAGGTTCAACAGGATCTGGCGCAGCCGCCCGGGGTCGCCGCGCAGCAGCGTGGGCGTCTCGGCGTCGATCCGCAAGACCAGTTCCAGACCCTTTTCGTGGGCCTTGTGGCCCAGGACCTGGAACGTGTCCTCCACCACGGCCCGCAGATCGAAATCCACCTCTTGGAAATCCAGCTTGTCCGCCTCGATCTTGGAAAAGTCCAGAATGTCGTTGATCAGCGAAAGCAGGCTTTCGCCGCTGGTTCGGATGATCTCCGCGTAACCGCGCTGCTCCTCCGTGAGGTTACTGTCCATGAGCAGGCCGGTCATGCCGATCACGCCGTTCATGGGCGTTCTGATCTCGTGGCTCATGTTCGCCAGAAACTGACTCTTGGCCACGTTGGCCGCCTGCGCCGCCATGGCCATGCGCTTGGCCTGCCCCATGGCTTCCTCGAGCCGCCCATTGGCCCGCTGCAAATCCTCTTCGATCTTGCGCCGGTCCGTGACGTCCAGGGAATACTCAATCACCTGGACCACCTTCCCGGCCTCGTTGAAAATCGGGTAGGCGTGGACGTCGACGATGCGCTTGACGCCCTTATGGTCGCGATGGGCGTGTTCAACAATCGTCGGCTTTCCGGTTTGCTTGACGATCAACATGGGACATTGATGTTCCGAGCCGCTGCAGGGATGGTCCGACATGTGGGTCAATCGGTGACAGGTCAGTCCTTCCGGCGGCATGCCGTCGGGCAGCGCGGCCCGGTTGGCCAGTTCAATGGCGTAGGTCTCCGCGTTGATGACGTAAAAGGGATAACTCAGGGAATTGATGATCGTGTGCAGAAAGCGGGCCTGGGCATTCAGGGCCAGAACGGCCTGTTTTCGCCGTTTCAGGACGTGGACGAGGACGGCGATGATGCCCAGAAGGACGCAAATGCCCAGCCCCAGGGACCACAAGAAAAGCTTCGTCCGCCGCTCCATGGCCGCGGCCAGCATGATCTTGTCCGTGACGTCCTGGATGATGGAGAACAAAACAGTGGCGTCGCCGAATTCGATGGGCCAGGAGGTCACCTCCACCGTCCGGACCCGTCCATCGGCCAGGCGATGGACGAAAACGAAGTAGTTGCGATCCTGCCGAGCCGCGGCCTCCCGTTCCTGGCGGACTTCCTCGGGAGAGGAGGCGTTGATGTCCTGGATGGTCATGGTCCGAAGCAAAGCACGGGGATACCCGTAGAACTCCGCGGCTGCCCGGTTGGCGTCCCTGATCGCCCCGGACTCCGGGTCGATCAGCAGCATGATCGCCCCATGCCGGTCGAACATTTCATAGCCGAAAGTGCGCGGCGCACCCTGCTCCGCCCGAGCGACCCCCGCGATTCCCGGAATGCTCCCCAAAAACAGACTCAAGGCGAATCCCAACCAGACGAGCCCCACTGTGAGGCTTTTCACGCTTCCAGGAATCGAATCAAAAACCGCGCCCTCTCGCGGCACGGTGCATCTAACGCCCTTCATCGCCCCTGCCTCCACCAGCTGATAAAAGATATCCTCGCATTTGTTCGAATGCGTACCGCGACGGCCTGAAAATAACAACCGGCACAGCCCTCCCGGATCGGCGACAAGCTGCCACGATAGTTCCAACTCTGGAGACGAAAAACAAAAAGGCCCCGGATCACTCCGGGGCCTTTTGCTTCAGGATTCGCGACGGGATCTACCGAGCCCTGCTTTCAGCCCCACCTCGGGACCGACCCTGGGAGTAGCCCTGGGACCGGCCCTGGGACTGACCCTGGGACTGGCCCTGGGACATCCCACGCGACGTACCGGACCGACCGTATGTCGATCGGCTCTGGCGGGGACGCTCCCGGTCCCGGTCCGGCTCCACGCTGCCGGGCGCGGCGTAGTCGAAGCCTTCCAGGGTTCGTCGTTCGATTTTTCCACCGAACTTGCGCTCAATGGCCCGGACCTGCTCGTCGTCCTCACGGGTGACCAGGGACAGGGCTTCGCCTGTGCGCTCGGCCCGACCGGTGCGGCCGATGCGATGGGTGTAGCTCTCGGTGGTGTCCGGCATGTCGAAGTTGATCACGTGGGTGATCCGTTCGCAGTCAATGCCCCGGGAGGCGATGTCCGTGGCCACCATGATCGTGTACTTGCCGGTGCGTAGGCCGGTCATGGCCTCCTGACGGCGATTCTGGGACATGTTGCCCTGCAGGAACGTGGCGGCCCAGCCCTTGCCCTCCAGCTTTCTGGCCAGGGATTTGGCCCGGTGCTTGGTCCGGGTGAAGACCAGCATGGTTTCGTGGTCCGTGGACCGCAGCAGCTCTTCCAGCAGCCCGGCCTTGAGATGGCCCGGCACGGGATAAAACGCATGGGAGATGGACGCCTTGCGGTCCGTGATCTCGGCCTTCACCTCCACCGGGTCACGCAGGTATTCCCTGGTCAGCTTCCGGATCTCATCGGGCATGGTCGCGGAAAAAAGCATGGTCTGGCGCTTGCCGGGCAACCGGGAGACGATGCGCCGGATGTCCGGGGCAAAGCCCATGTCCAGCATCCGGTCCGCCTCGTCCAGGACCAGGGTGTCCACCTTGGACAGATCCACCAGCTTCTGGTTCATCAGGTCCAGCAAACGACCCGGGCAGGCCGTGACGATGGTCGCCCGGCTCAGGGTCTTGACCTGGGGGTTCTGGCTCACGCCGCCGAAGACCGCGGCGCAACGCATCCCGGTTTCAGCGCCCAATTCCACGAAGTTCTCATGGATCTGCACGGCCAGTTCCCTGGTCGGGGCCAGAACCAAAACTCGGACCGGTCCCTGTTTGGCAACATCCAGGGCGAGCAGTTTTTGTAAAATGGGTAAGGCAAAGGCAGCGGTCTTGCCCGTGCCGGTCTGAGCCAGACCGAGAACGTCCCGCCCTTCCAGCAACGGCGGAATGGCCTGGATCTGGATGGGGGTCGGGATCTGGTAACCGGCGCGAGAAACGCCGACCATGATGCGCTTATCCAGCGCAAATGATTCAAAATTCACAATAACTCCAAAAAATATAGATGAAAATCCGCAAAACGGCGTGATACGGACTGCGTGCCGAAACTTCGGCGAGGTATGGGAAAGCTCTGGGCTCGAGAATTCGTTCGGGCTGGACTCTGACCGGCGAGAGGGGGCCGATGGAGGAGACGAAGGAAGGGGCTCAATTCCAATCACGCAAGAGCAAGGCCGGACAATATCCACTTTTCGGGGAAAGTAAAGCGATTCGGCGGCACACGTCCATAAACACGTATTTTCCAGCCCGGAAGTCGTCTCACTCCAGGACATTTGTGTTCTCGAAGCACGAGCACTCTGGATCGATTTCGATTTCGATTGATGCTGTCTCCGACGGGAAGCCGGCATCGAGATACTTCGATCTTTCCGGCACCGGCTCCCCTTGCCCGTCCCGTGCTCCTTTTGTAAGGAAGTCCAGGCGCAATCCCTTTTGTCGTTTTCAACGCAGATGGAGGCAGATATGTTCACGCGGCGATTGCTGGTCGGGCTGATTGTGGTCGGCGTGTTTTTGCTGGCGGGCGTTTCGGCGCAGGCCCAGGATTACGAGCGGATCATCACCCGGGCCTACGAGGATATTCTCGGACGCCAACCGGACAAGGAGGGCATGCGGCACTTCCGGAGCCGGATGATCGACGAGCGTTGGGACGAGGCCCGGGTTCGGGCGGCCCTGCGTGACAGCGACGAATACCGGCTGCGCCAGATCGACGTGGTCATCAACCGGGCCTATGATGATCTGCTGCGCCGCAAACCGGACCGTCACGGCCAGGAAACCTATCGCCGCAAGATGCTCCGCGAAGGCTGGGACGAACAGCGCGTGCGCCAGGACATCATGAACAGCGACGAGTACCGACGCAGGCGCTGATCTCAAACCTTCATGTCAATAAGGACAATCATTACTCTTTTATGTCAAAAACCGTCTCCCACAAACTGAACCTGCGCAACCTGCGCATCGAGGACTATACCGACGTCAAGGCCATGATGGAGCGGGTTTACCGGACCGTGGACACCCCCTGGGACAAATCCCAGATCGAGGCCATGATCCACCGGTTTCCCGAGGGCCAGATCTGCATCGAGGACAAGGGCCGGGCCGTGGCCGTGGCCCTGACCATGATGATCGACTACGCGGACTACGTCGGCAAGCACACCTACATGCAGGTGGTGGGCGACGGCACCCTGTCCAACCATGACCCCGAGGGGGACTACCTCTACGGCATCGAGATCATCGTCGATCCAGAATACCAGGGCATGCGTCTGGGCCGCAGGCTGTATGACGCCCGCAAGGAACTCTGCGAAAAGCTGAATGTGCGAGGGATCATCGTCGGCGGGCGGATTCCGGGATACCGCAAGTTCAAGGACGAAATCTCCCCGCAGGAATACATCAACCGGGTCAAGCGCAAGGAAATTTACGATCCGGTGCTCTCCTTCCAGCTCTCCAACGATTTCCACATCAAGCGCCTGCTCAAGAACTATTACCCATCGGATCACCAGTCCGAGGGCAACGCGGTGCTCCTGGAGTGGAACAACATCTATTACGAAGCCAAGACCCGGCTGATCGGCGGACGCAAGACCGTGGTCCGGCTGGGCGCGGTCCAGTGGCAGATGCGCCGCTTCGCGTCCTTCGAGGATTTCCAGCAACAGGTGGAGTTCTTCGTGGACACGGTTTCGGACTACGGCACGGACCTGGTCCTGTTTCCGGAACTGTTCAACGCCCCGCTCATCGCCCAGTACGAAAACGAAAGTCCGCCGGAAGCCATGCGCCGCCTGGGCGAGTACACCGAGGAACTGCGCGAGGAACTGCTGCGCCTGGCCCTGGCCTACAACATCAACATTGTCAGCGGGTCGGTGCCGGAATATCGGGATCACAAGTTGTACAACGTCTCCTTTCTCTGTCGCCGGAACGGAACCTGGGACGCCCAGTACAAGCTGCACATCACGCCCGAGGAGCATCGCTCCTGGGGCCTGACCGGCGGCGAGGCGCTGAAGACTTTCGATACGGACATCGGCCGGATCGGCATCCTGATCTGCTATGACATCGAATTCCCGGAGCTGGCCCGGCTGCTGGTGGAGCGCGGCGCGAACATTCTCCTGGTTCCCTTCTGGACGGACACCAAGAACGCCTATCTGCGGGTGCGCCTCTGCGCCCAGGCCCGGGCCATCGAGAACGAATGCTACGTGGTCATCTCCGGCAGCGTGGGCAACATTCCCAAGGTGGAAACCATGGGCATCCAGTACTCCCAGTCCGCCATCTTCACCCCCTCGGACTTCGCCTTTCCCCACGACGCCATTGCCGCGGAAACCACCCCGAACACGGAAACCACCCTGATCACGGACGTGGACCTGGACCTGCTCAAGGAACTGCGCCGCCAGGGCAGCGTGCGGAACATGAAGAGCCGACGGCGGGATCTGTATCGGCTGAAGTGGATCGGCCATTGAACCACGAACCGCGACCCTTCCGATGAAAACCCTGATCCTGGCGGAAAAGCCCTCTGCCGGCCGAGACCTGGCACGGGTGCTCAAGATCGCCCCGGCCAAGGCCCGTTCCCAGGCCTTTCTGGAGGACGAGCGGTACGTGGTGTCCTGGATGATCGGCCATCTGCTGGGCTACGCCTACCCCGGCGAGCAGAACCAGGCCTGGCTGCGATGGTCCTTCGCCACCTTGCCCATGTTTCCGGAACGCTTCCTGCTCAAGGAACTGCCGAACACGGCCCGGCAGGTTGAAATCCTGCGCGGCCTGCTGGCCAGGGAGGACGTGGGCGAGATCATCGTAGCCACGGACGCTGGCCGGGAGGGCGAGCTGATCTTCCGCCATCTTTACGATTACCTGGGCTGTACCAAACCCTTCCGCCGTTTGTGGATTCTGGACAATACCGACGCCGGGATCCGCAAGGCCTTCGCCGAGCTGCAACCGGGGCAACGCTTCGACAACCTGGCAGCCTCGGCCCGGGCCCGCTCGGAGTCCGACTGGCTGGTAGGCATGAACTTCTCCCGGGCCTACACCATCAAGGGCGGGGACAAGTTCAGCATCGGCCGGGTCCAGACCCCGGTCCTGGCCCTGCTGGTCCATCGGCGCAAGGCCATCGACGCCTTTGTCTCCGACCCCTTTTTCACCTGCACGGCCACGCTCTCCCCCCTGCCGCCCGCCCAGGGCGATCCCTTCCCGGCCCAGGTTCTGGCCCCGCCGGATTTTGCCGGGGATCGGTTCAAAACCAAACAGGAAGCCCAGGATCAGGCCGTCAAGGTGGACGGCCTGGACGGAGTGGTCGCGACCCTGGAGCAGAAAGACGTGACCATCGCCGCGCCCCTGCTCTACGACCTGACCGCGCTGCAGAAGGAGGCCAACGCCAAATACGGCTTTTCGGCCAAACAGACCCTGGACATGGCCCAGAAGCTCTACGAGGCGGAGAAGGTGATCACCTATCCGCGCACGGACAGCCGGTACATCACCCAGGAAATCTTCAAGGAAATGCCCCAGCGGTTGGCCGCCCTGCCCAAAGGCTACAAGCCCCTGACCGACCTGGCCCTGGAACGCCTGAAAACCCACAAGACCTTTGCCTGCGTTAACGACGCCAAGGTCACGGACCACTACGCCATCCTGCCCACGGGCAAGACGCCCTCCTCGGGCATGGATCAGCGCCTGAAGCAGATCTACGACCTGGTGGCCCGGCGGCTCATCGCCGCGTTCCTGCCCGCGGCCAAGGTCCGCAACACGAAAATGCTCCTGGACGTTGACGGGCAAAAGCTCCAGGCCGCGGGCAAGGTCTTCCTGGACTCCGGCTGGCTGGTGGCCGAGCCCTGGCGCAAGGGCGACGACGTGGTCCTCCCGGCCCTGGAGCAAGGCGACCCGATTCATGTGGACGCCACCGAGGTCAAGGCCAGCAAGACCAAGCCCCCATCCCACTTCACGGAAAAGACCCTCCTGGCGGCCATGGAGCGTGGGGATTTTGAAACGCCGGGGCCGCAAGCGGGCGACGACGCTACGGGCAATGGACACGGCGAATCCGAATCCGGCCGGGAAACCGCGCTGAACTCCATCATGGGCCTGGAGGACCAATCCCGTCCCGCCCCGGCCGTGGGCATCGGCCGACCCTCCACCCGGGCCGCGATCATCGAACTGCTGGTGGAGCGCGGCTACGTGCGCCGGGACAAGAAGCGCCTCATTGCCACGGACACCGGGATCACCCTGATCGACTTCGTGGAATCCACCGTCCCCCAACTCACCTCG
The DNA window shown above is from Desulfonatronum sp. SC1 and carries:
- a CDS encoding bifunctional GNAT family N-acetyltransferase/carbon-nitrogen hydrolase family protein — protein: MSKTVSHKLNLRNLRIEDYTDVKAMMERVYRTVDTPWDKSQIEAMIHRFPEGQICIEDKGRAVAVALTMMIDYADYVGKHTYMQVVGDGTLSNHDPEGDYLYGIEIIVDPEYQGMRLGRRLYDARKELCEKLNVRGIIVGGRIPGYRKFKDEISPQEYINRVKRKEIYDPVLSFQLSNDFHIKRLLKNYYPSDHQSEGNAVLLEWNNIYYEAKTRLIGGRKTVVRLGAVQWQMRRFASFEDFQQQVEFFVDTVSDYGTDLVLFPELFNAPLIAQYENESPPEAMRRLGEYTEELREELLRLALAYNINIVSGSVPEYRDHKLYNVSFLCRRNGTWDAQYKLHITPEEHRSWGLTGGEALKTFDTDIGRIGILICYDIEFPELARLLVERGANILLVPFWTDTKNAYLRVRLCAQARAIENECYVVISGSVGNIPKVETMGIQYSQSAIFTPSDFAFPHDAIAAETTPNTETTLITDVDLDLLKELRRQGSVRNMKSRRRDLYRLKWIGH
- a CDS encoding response regulator, whose product is MKGVRCTVPREGAVFDSIPGSVKSLTVGLVWLGFALSLFLGSIPGIAGVARAEQGAPRTFGYEMFDRHGAIMLLIDPESGAIRDANRAAAEFYGYPRALLRTMTIQDINASSPEEVRQEREAAARQDRNYFVFVHRLADGRVRTVEVTSWPIEFGDATVLFSIIQDVTDKIMLAAAMERRTKLFLWSLGLGICVLLGIIAVLVHVLKRRKQAVLALNAQARFLHTIINSLSYPFYVINAETYAIELANRAALPDGMPPEGLTCHRLTHMSDHPCSGSEHQCPMLIVKQTGKPTIVEHAHRDHKGVKRIVDVHAYPIFNEAGKVVQVIEYSLDVTDRRKIEEDLQRANGRLEEAMGQAKRMAMAAQAANVAKSQFLANMSHEIRTPMNGVIGMTGLLMDSNLTEEQRGYAEIIRTSGESLLSLINDILDFSKIEADKLDFQEVDFDLRAVVEDTFQVLGHKAHEKGLELVLRIDAETPTLLRGDPGRLRQILLNLCGNAIKFTADGEVVTEVALERTTEDGVLIRFAVRDTGIGIPEEKLAEIFAPFHQADASVSRNFGGTGLGLTISKRLVEMMGGSLGVESTEGQGSTFWFTAALGRQDREDGAAQPSLFGDMRDVRALIVDDNTTNRLVFWEQLSRWGLRCDEAEGAEDALSALRQAHAGGDPFRVALLDMQMPKMDGASLGMAIKADPDLRDTVLIMLTSLGAYAEAQRMAEIGFAAYLHKPVRQSQLFDCLQTVLTGPESGRPLQPARLTDPEPVGMAMEADRRRRARILLAEDNPVNQMVAVKILERLGYKPDVVANGREAVESLESRGYDLVLMDVQMPVMDGLEAAREIRRRETEAGAVNTGTPIIALTAHAMQGDRERCLQAGMNDYLSKPLQPVDLLQMLRKWLKRDNDETSGRASTPVPDTAPPGVDSDDPGASEDFGAAQADRSASVPVFDRANLMERIGDDEQVARQLAALLLTDVPRHLDELETALGDKNSATVREIAHTIKGVALNTGCLALGGLAKEVEDAAARGDLGRPGELMPDLWRGFDRLREVLREEFGETA
- a CDS encoding DEAD/DEAH box helicase is translated as MNFESFALDKRIMVGVSRAGYQIPTPIQIQAIPPLLEGRDVLGLAQTGTGKTAAFALPILQKLLALDVAKQGPVRVLVLAPTRELAVQIHENFVELGAETGMRCAAVFGGVSQNPQVKTLSRATIVTACPGRLLDLMNQKLVDLSKVDTLVLDEADRMLDMGFAPDIRRIVSRLPGKRQTMLFSATMPDEIRKLTREYLRDPVEVKAEITDRKASISHAFYPVPGHLKAGLLEELLRSTDHETMLVFTRTKHRAKSLARKLEGKGWAATFLQGNMSQNRRQEAMTGLRTGKYTIMVATDIASRGIDCERITHVINFDMPDTTESYTHRIGRTGRAERTGEALSLVTREDDEQVRAIERKFGGKIERRTLEGFDYAAPGSVEPDRDRERPRQSRSTYGRSGTSRGMSQGQSQGQSQGRSQGYSQGRSRGGAESRAR
- a CDS encoding DNA topoisomerase; protein product: MKTLILAEKPSAGRDLARVLKIAPAKARSQAFLEDERYVVSWMIGHLLGYAYPGEQNQAWLRWSFATLPMFPERFLLKELPNTARQVEILRGLLAREDVGEIIVATDAGREGELIFRHLYDYLGCTKPFRRLWILDNTDAGIRKAFAELQPGQRFDNLAASARARSESDWLVGMNFSRAYTIKGGDKFSIGRVQTPVLALLVHRRKAIDAFVSDPFFTCTATLSPLPPAQGDPFPAQVLAPPDFAGDRFKTKQEAQDQAVKVDGLDGVVATLEQKDVTIAAPLLYDLTALQKEANAKYGFSAKQTLDMAQKLYEAEKVITYPRTDSRYITQEIFKEMPQRLAALPKGYKPLTDLALERLKTHKTFACVNDAKVTDHYAILPTGKTPSSGMDQRLKQIYDLVARRLIAAFLPAAKVRNTKMLLDVDGQKLQAAGKVFLDSGWLVAEPWRKGDDVVLPALEQGDPIHVDATEVKASKTKPPSHFTEKTLLAAMERGDFETPGPQAGDDATGNGHGESESGRETALNSIMGLEDQSRPAPAVGIGRPSTRAAIIELLVERGYVRRDKKRLIATDTGITLIDFVESTVPQLTSAKVTHVWEKALEDIAQGRDDPREFIARIKQFTTQG